TTTAGTTAAACGTATTTGCTGCAACATTGTAACTTGCGCTGTCTGCCGTCCAAGTCGTATTGCCCTGTGCGACACAAACATTGCCGTTAAAGTCGGCTATTTTCGTGTCCCAGTTGAAATTCACCTTGTCGGCAGTGATTTTTATTCCGTCGCGGGAAAAGGAAACGCCGCCGTTGATTTGAGCCAAATGATTAGGAAAGTAGACGTAAACACTGTCGCCGGAAAAGTATATGTCATCCTGAGTGAAGGTAATTCCGCCTGAGCCCCAGATTTCAACCATGTTGGTTTTGGCCTCGCCGGCGGTAACGGTT
This genomic window from Veillonellales bacterium contains:
- a CDS encoding LptA/OstA family protein, which translates into the protein MKRKIPLLCLLIVFLLTNITFAAMPSITADRQYFDVNTGLQVLSGNVHIEHKGRTVTAGEAKTNMVEIWGSGGITFTQDDIYFSGDSVYVYFPNHLAQINGGVSFSRDGIKITADKVNFNWDTKIADFNGNVCVAQGNTTWTADSASYNVAANTFN